The following are encoded together in the Hemicordylus capensis ecotype Gifberg chromosome 4, rHemCap1.1.pri, whole genome shotgun sequence genome:
- the MTCH1 gene encoding mitochondrial carrier homolog 1 isoform X1 has protein sequence MAAVAVGPRVPPPADGPGMGPAEGADALFVTLSAGFTALSHPLLYVKLLMQVGHEPLPPTIGRNLLGRKVLYLPGFFTYARHIVEVDGKKGLFRGLTPRIISSTLSTITRGRVKKAFPLEDMEHVSNKDDVKTSLTKVVKETSHEMLMQCVARVISHPFHVISMRCMVQFVGREVKYRGVFSSIGTILKEEGFFGFFVLYFCFSRGLLPHILGDVVFLWCCNLLSHFINTYVVDDNFSQASVIRSYTKFVMGIAVSMLTYPFLLVGDLMAVNNCGLLAGLPPYAPMFSSWIHCWKHLSAQGQLFRGSSLLFRRAPTPAALLFD, from the exons ATGGCGGCTGTAGCCGTGGGTCCCCGGGTGCCCCCTCCCGCTGATGGGCCGGGAATGGGACCGGCGGAGGGGGCGGACGCTCTCTTCGTGACGTTAAGTGCCGGTTTCACGGCACTGAGCCATCCGCTACTCTATGTGAAGCTCCTGATGCAG GTCGGACATGAACCTTTACCTCCAACCATTGGAAGAAACTTGTTGGGGAGAAAAGTACTTTATCTACCTGGCTTTTTTACATATG CCAGACACATCGTGGAAGTGGATGGGAAAAAAGGCCTTTTTCGTGGCCTCACTCCTCGAATCATCTCTAGTACATTATCCACTATAACCCGTGGACGAGTAAAGAAG GCCTTTCCTTTGGAGGATATGGAGCATGTTTCTAATAAGGATGATGTGAAAACTTCCCTCACGAAAGTTGTGAAAGAG ACCTCCCATGAGATGTTGATGCAGTGTGTTGCTCGGGTTATCTCTCATCCATTTCATG TAATCTCTATGCGTTGTATGGTCCAATTTGTAGGACGGGAAGTTAAATATAG GGGTGTGTTTAGCTCCATTGGTACAATTTTGAAAGAAGAAGGATTCTTTGGATTCTTTGT TCTTTATTTTTGCTTTTCCAGAGGTTTACTTCCTCATATCCTAGGTGATGTTGTTTTTCTATGGTGCTGCAACCTTCTGTCTCATTTCATCAACACCTACGTAGTGGATGACAAT TTCAGCCAGGCTTCTGTGATCCGGAGTTACACCAAGTTTGTGATGGGG ATTGCTGTGAGCATGCTGACATACCCTTTTCTTCTTGTGGGTGATCTCATGGCAGTAAACAACTGTGG GTTacttgctggcctccctccatatGCCCCCATGTTTTCCTCTTGGATACATTGCTGGAAACACCTCAGTGCTCAG GGCCAGCTCTTCAGAGGCTCCAGCCTGCTTTTTCGTAGAGCACCCACACCAGCAGCTCTCCTTTTTGATTGA
- the MTCH1 gene encoding mitochondrial carrier homolog 1 isoform X2: MAAVAVGPRVPPPADGPGMGPAEGADALFVTLSAGFTALSHPLLYVKLLMQVGHEPLPPTIGRNLLGRKVLYLPGFFTYARHIVEVDGKKGLFRGLTPRIISSTLSTITRGRVKKAFPLEDMEHVSNKDDVKTSLTKVVKETSHEMLMQCVARVISHPFHVISMRCMVQFVGREVKYRGVFSSIGTILKEEGFFGFFVGLLPHILGDVVFLWCCNLLSHFINTYVVDDNFSQASVIRSYTKFVMGIAVSMLTYPFLLVGDLMAVNNCGLLAGLPPYAPMFSSWIHCWKHLSAQGQLFRGSSLLFRRAPTPAALLFD, translated from the exons ATGGCGGCTGTAGCCGTGGGTCCCCGGGTGCCCCCTCCCGCTGATGGGCCGGGAATGGGACCGGCGGAGGGGGCGGACGCTCTCTTCGTGACGTTAAGTGCCGGTTTCACGGCACTGAGCCATCCGCTACTCTATGTGAAGCTCCTGATGCAG GTCGGACATGAACCTTTACCTCCAACCATTGGAAGAAACTTGTTGGGGAGAAAAGTACTTTATCTACCTGGCTTTTTTACATATG CCAGACACATCGTGGAAGTGGATGGGAAAAAAGGCCTTTTTCGTGGCCTCACTCCTCGAATCATCTCTAGTACATTATCCACTATAACCCGTGGACGAGTAAAGAAG GCCTTTCCTTTGGAGGATATGGAGCATGTTTCTAATAAGGATGATGTGAAAACTTCCCTCACGAAAGTTGTGAAAGAG ACCTCCCATGAGATGTTGATGCAGTGTGTTGCTCGGGTTATCTCTCATCCATTTCATG TAATCTCTATGCGTTGTATGGTCCAATTTGTAGGACGGGAAGTTAAATATAG GGGTGTGTTTAGCTCCATTGGTACAATTTTGAAAGAAGAAGGATTCTTTGGATTCTTTGT AGGTTTACTTCCTCATATCCTAGGTGATGTTGTTTTTCTATGGTGCTGCAACCTTCTGTCTCATTTCATCAACACCTACGTAGTGGATGACAAT TTCAGCCAGGCTTCTGTGATCCGGAGTTACACCAAGTTTGTGATGGGG ATTGCTGTGAGCATGCTGACATACCCTTTTCTTCTTGTGGGTGATCTCATGGCAGTAAACAACTGTGG GTTacttgctggcctccctccatatGCCCCCATGTTTTCCTCTTGGATACATTGCTGGAAACACCTCAGTGCTCAG GGCCAGCTCTTCAGAGGCTCCAGCCTGCTTTTTCGTAGAGCACCCACACCAGCAGCTCTCCTTTTTGATTGA